The Nesterenkonia xinjiangensis genome contains a region encoding:
- a CDS encoding bifunctional [glutamine synthetase] adenylyltransferase/[glutamine synthetase]-adenylyl-L-tyrosine phosphorylase, with amino-acid sequence MSGLTSRDLIAAGFDELERAATFLQDEQLSGLDRTALLRTLRRAPDADQALLLLIRLLERAPEVRRLFDDADEGHHRQAVPLIRLLGASRALGEFLVRRPESVQVLFDHAAAGQGESPRELPAVVDAETFRTGLMEAVRADPQAEAPAAGLEGEFTAREAAVALRVAYRRELTAVALRDLCAADPLAYQPLVSQQLADLAAGAVDAALAVTRAELADRHGEAAHQVELAVIGMGKCGARELNYISDVDVVYVHRAPEHLDEIEARRIAVSLAGGISRTINSSAPEPGLWEVDANLRPEGKGGALSRTLESHVEYYRRWAHGWEFQALLKARPIAGSAALGQDYIEKLWPLVWSSSQQVEFVENVQRMRRRVFEHIPAEDVDREIKLGRGGLRDIEFTVQLLQLVHGRVDEDLRVRDTLTAIRALDEGEYMAHRDQEAMSRCYRQLRLYEHRIQMSNMRRTHLMPTREPELRALAHAVRPPQAERRDTAQDLLKAWRSVVREVATFHETIFYRPLLSTTAVLSDEEVRLSSQAAQDRLAALGYSDTPGAMRHIEALTSGVTRRATLQRRILPMMLGWFAEGVDPDRGLLAFRRLSESLGTSPWYLTMLRDSSVAAERLCHILTSSRFISDLLEHSPESSRWLGDDTALQPLSFESLWTEIRHQLARHEGDSSTAVRLTRLVRQREVLRIAIADAAGLLELDEVGLALSDVDRAATLGALHVAEREVFAEHGEQVKFLVVAMGRQGGREISYGSDMDAMFVHRAVEGADPSVADEQARRLATRLTALLSQSVKPPVRGEDPLKLDADLRPEGKNGPISRTLESFREYYRRWMDVWERQALLRARPIAGFDGLAEDFMALVDEVRYGAAPSAAEVREIRRIKARVESERLPRGADPSRHVKLGRGGLSDVEWLAQLMQLQHAHDVPALRVTNTLDTLEILVQHELMDSADAGVLAEAWRLCTRVRAASKVWSGRTADVLPSSRRDVEAVARWCGFDAGSAAAFEEHYLRTTRRCRQVYERLFYAEA; translated from the coding sequence ATGAGCGGACTGACCTCACGTGACCTGATCGCTGCCGGATTCGACGAGCTGGAGCGGGCGGCGACCTTCCTCCAGGACGAGCAGCTCAGCGGCCTGGACCGCACCGCCCTGCTGCGGACACTGCGCCGGGCGCCTGACGCGGACCAGGCGCTGCTGCTGCTGATCCGTCTGCTCGAGCGGGCTCCGGAGGTGCGTCGGCTCTTCGACGATGCCGATGAGGGGCACCACCGGCAGGCCGTGCCGCTGATCCGGCTCCTGGGCGCGTCGCGGGCGCTGGGCGAGTTCCTCGTGCGAAGGCCCGAATCCGTCCAGGTGCTCTTCGACCACGCCGCGGCCGGTCAGGGGGAATCGCCTCGCGAGCTGCCCGCGGTGGTCGACGCCGAGACCTTCCGCACCGGGCTCATGGAGGCGGTGCGCGCAGATCCGCAGGCGGAGGCGCCCGCCGCCGGGCTCGAGGGGGAGTTCACCGCACGGGAGGCCGCCGTCGCCCTGCGTGTGGCCTATCGTCGCGAACTGACCGCCGTCGCGCTCCGCGACCTCTGCGCCGCAGATCCGTTGGCCTATCAACCCCTGGTCTCCCAGCAGCTGGCGGACCTGGCCGCGGGAGCGGTCGACGCCGCCCTGGCCGTCACACGTGCTGAGCTGGCTGACCGCCACGGCGAGGCCGCCCACCAGGTGGAGCTCGCTGTCATCGGCATGGGCAAGTGTGGAGCCCGGGAGCTCAACTACATCTCCGACGTCGACGTCGTCTACGTCCACCGGGCCCCGGAGCACCTCGACGAGATTGAGGCGCGCAGAATCGCCGTCAGCCTGGCCGGCGGGATCTCCCGGACCATCAACTCCTCCGCCCCCGAGCCCGGGCTGTGGGAGGTGGACGCGAACCTGCGCCCGGAGGGCAAGGGCGGCGCGCTCAGCCGGACCTTGGAGTCCCACGTGGAGTACTACCGCCGATGGGCCCACGGATGGGAGTTCCAGGCGCTGCTGAAGGCCCGGCCGATCGCCGGCAGCGCGGCGCTGGGCCAGGACTACATCGAGAAGCTCTGGCCGCTGGTGTGGAGCTCCTCGCAGCAGGTCGAGTTCGTGGAGAACGTCCAACGGATGCGCCGCCGGGTCTTCGAACACATCCCCGCCGAAGACGTCGACCGGGAGATCAAGCTCGGGCGGGGTGGGCTGCGCGACATCGAGTTCACCGTCCAGCTGCTCCAGCTGGTCCATGGCCGGGTGGACGAGGACCTCCGCGTCCGGGACACCCTCACCGCCATCCGCGCTCTGGACGAGGGCGAGTACATGGCCCACCGGGACCAGGAGGCGATGTCTCGGTGCTACCGGCAGCTGCGCCTCTATGAACATCGCATCCAGATGTCGAACATGCGGCGCACCCATCTGATGCCGACTCGTGAACCGGAGCTGCGGGCTCTCGCGCACGCCGTCCGGCCCCCGCAGGCTGAGCGCCGTGACACGGCCCAGGATCTGCTCAAGGCCTGGCGCAGCGTGGTCCGTGAGGTCGCCACCTTCCATGAGACCATCTTCTACCGACCGCTGCTCTCCACCACTGCCGTGCTCTCCGACGAGGAGGTCAGGCTCTCCTCGCAGGCCGCCCAGGACCGCCTGGCCGCGCTGGGCTACTCCGACACCCCGGGGGCGATGCGGCACATCGAGGCGCTGACCTCCGGAGTGACCCGCCGGGCCACGCTCCAGCGGCGGATTCTGCCGATGATGCTCGGCTGGTTCGCCGAGGGGGTGGATCCTGATCGTGGGCTGCTGGCCTTCCGTCGCCTCAGCGAATCGCTGGGCACGAGTCCCTGGTACCTGACCATGCTGCGTGACTCTTCAGTGGCAGCCGAGCGGCTCTGCCACATCCTGACCAGCTCTCGTTTCATCTCGGACCTGCTGGAGCACTCCCCGGAGTCGAGTCGGTGGCTGGGGGACGACACCGCCCTGCAGCCGCTGAGCTTCGAGTCCCTATGGACCGAGATCCGTCATCAACTGGCTCGCCACGAAGGTGATTCCTCCACTGCGGTGAGGCTGACCCGGCTGGTGCGTCAGCGTGAGGTGCTGCGCATCGCCATCGCGGACGCCGCCGGGCTCCTGGAGCTCGACGAGGTGGGGCTGGCGCTCTCCGACGTGGACCGTGCCGCCACGCTGGGTGCCCTGCACGTAGCCGAGCGGGAGGTCTTCGCAGAGCACGGCGAGCAGGTGAAGTTCCTGGTGGTGGCCATGGGACGCCAGGGCGGCCGCGAGATCTCCTACGGCTCGGACATGGACGCGATGTTCGTCCACCGTGCCGTCGAGGGTGCGGATCCGTCGGTCGCCGACGAGCAGGCTCGTCGACTGGCCACCCGGCTGACCGCGCTCCTGTCCCAGTCGGTGAAGCCGCCGGTGCGCGGTGAGGATCCGCTCAAGCTGGACGCCGATCTGCGGCCGGAAGGAAAGAACGGGCCGATCTCGCGGACTCTGGAGTCCTTCCGTGAGTACTACCGCCGCTGGATGGACGTCTGGGAGCGGCAGGCTCTCCTCCGAGCCCGCCCGATTGCCGGTTTCGACGGTCTGGCGGAGGATTTCATGGCGCTGGTCGACGAGGTGCGCTATGGCGCGGCACCCAGCGCGGCCGAGGTGCGGGAGATCCGCCGCATCAAGGCGCGCGTCGAGTCCGAGCGGCTGCCTCGTGGAGCCGATCCCTCACGCCATGTGAAGCTGGGCCGCGGTGGGCTCTCCGACGTCGAATGGCTCGCTCAGCTGATGCAGCTCCAGCATGCCCACGATGTGCCGGCGCTGCGGGTGACCAACACGTTGGACACCCTGGAGATCCTCGTCCAGCACGAGCTGATGGACAGTGCGGACGCCGGCGTCCTGGCCGAGGCGTGGCGGCTCTGCACGCGGGTGCGGGCAGCCTCGAAGGTCTGGAGCGGCAGGACGGCGGACGTGCTGCCCTCCTCGCGTCGTGACGTGGAGGCGGTGGCCCGCTGGTGCGGATTCGACGCCGGCTCGGCGGCTGCCTTCGAGGAGCACTATCTGCGCACCACCAGGCGGTGTCGACAGGTCTACGAGCGGCTCTTCTACGCCGAGGCCTGA
- a CDS encoding glutamine synthetase family protein, translating into MDRQQEFVLRTIEERDVRFVRLWFTDVVGALKSVALAPAEVEGVFSEGLGFDGSSIEGLSRVFESDMLLKPDPSSFQILPWRGEEEPTSRMFCDILTPDQEPASADPRSVLRRQLDSAGEMGFTCYTHPEIEFYLLDSEELDATGSPVPVDRAGYFDHVTGSVSQDFRRHVVSMLEAVGISVEFSHHEAGPGQNEIDLRYADALTTADNIMTFRTVIKEVAVMQGKYATFMPKPFTEHPGSGMHTHFGLFEGDTNAFFAPNAEFNLSTIARQFIAGVLTHAPEFTAVTNQFVNSYKRLWGGGEAPSHVSWGHNNRSALMRVPLYKPTKGGSARVEFRGIDSSANPYLAYAVVLGAGLKGIKEEYQLAEAITEDVWSLTTPERKALGIKPLPGTLHDAIRQMEESELVAEILGEQVFENFLRNKQQEWDEYRINVSPFEINRYLGMI; encoded by the coding sequence ATGGACCGACAGCAGGAATTCGTACTTCGCACCATCGAGGAACGAGACGTGCGTTTCGTGCGCCTCTGGTTCACCGACGTCGTCGGCGCGCTCAAATCCGTGGCGCTGGCTCCGGCCGAGGTCGAGGGCGTCTTCAGCGAGGGGCTGGGCTTCGACGGCTCCTCCATCGAGGGGCTCTCCCGTGTCTTCGAATCCGACATGCTGCTCAAGCCGGACCCCTCCAGCTTCCAGATCCTTCCCTGGCGCGGTGAGGAGGAGCCCACGTCCCGGATGTTCTGCGACATCCTCACCCCGGACCAGGAGCCTGCCTCCGCGGACCCGCGATCGGTGCTGCGCCGTCAGCTCGACTCCGCCGGTGAGATGGGCTTCACCTGCTACACCCACCCGGAGATCGAGTTCTACCTGCTGGACTCCGAGGAGCTCGACGCCACGGGCAGCCCTGTTCCTGTGGACCGCGCCGGCTACTTCGACCATGTCACCGGCAGCGTCTCCCAGGACTTCCGCCGCCATGTGGTCTCCATGCTCGAGGCCGTGGGCATCTCGGTGGAGTTCAGCCACCACGAGGCCGGCCCGGGGCAGAACGAGATCGATCTCCGCTACGCCGACGCCCTGACCACCGCGGACAACATCATGACCTTCCGGACGGTCATCAAAGAGGTCGCCGTCATGCAGGGGAAGTACGCGACCTTCATGCCGAAGCCCTTCACCGAGCACCCGGGATCCGGCATGCACACGCATTTCGGGCTCTTCGAGGGCGACACCAACGCCTTCTTCGCACCCAACGCGGAGTTCAACCTGTCGACCATCGCCCGGCAGTTCATCGCCGGAGTGCTGACGCACGCGCCCGAGTTCACCGCCGTCACGAACCAGTTCGTGAACTCCTACAAGCGACTCTGGGGCGGGGGAGAGGCGCCGTCGCACGTCTCCTGGGGCCACAACAACCGGTCCGCGCTGATGCGCGTGCCGCTGTACAAGCCCACGAAGGGCGGGTCGGCCCGTGTGGAGTTCCGCGGCATCGACTCCTCCGCCAACCCGTACCTCGCCTACGCCGTGGTGCTCGGCGCCGGGCTGAAGGGCATCAAGGAGGAGTATCAGCTGGCAGAGGCGATCACCGAGGACGTCTGGTCGCTGACCACTCCCGAGCGCAAGGCGCTGGGCATCAAGCCGCTGCCGGGCACTCTGCACGACGCGATCCGGCAGATGGAGGAGTCCGAGCTGGTGGCCGAAATCCTGGGTGAGCAGGTCTTCGAGAATTTCCTGCGCAACAAGCAGCAGGAGTGGGACGAGTACCGCATCAACGTCTCACCGTTCGAGATCAACCGCTACCTCGGGATGATCTGA
- the panB gene encoding 3-methyl-2-oxobutanoate hydroxymethyltransferase, which yields MPAENQSSHAPDDPASDAPRPYGGAAAPGAAGTGDPTAPQKPPRTPARIRTVHLRRFKEEGRRFAMLTAYDAQIASIFDEAGVEVLLVGDSASNVMMGRSTTLPITVEEMLVFSRSVVNGAERALVVADVPFGSYEASAQQAVETGVRFMKEAEVHAVKVEGDASMAGHVRAMVSAGIPVMAHVGFTPQSEHALGGYRVQGRGDAAARVLADARAMQEAGAFCVLMEMVPSDVAAEVEAALDVPTIGIGAGPATTGQVLVWQDMMGMTPGRLPRFVKRYADLRGTVAAAAAAYAEDVRSGAFPAEEHGF from the coding sequence ATGCCAGCCGAGAATCAGAGCAGCCACGCCCCCGACGACCCCGCCTCAGACGCTCCACGCCCCTACGGGGGCGCCGCCGCGCCGGGTGCCGCGGGCACCGGCGATCCCACGGCGCCCCAGAAGCCTCCTCGCACGCCCGCGCGGATCCGCACCGTGCACCTGCGGCGTTTCAAGGAGGAAGGTCGCCGCTTCGCCATGCTCACCGCCTATGACGCGCAGATCGCCTCGATCTTCGACGAGGCGGGCGTGGAAGTCCTGCTGGTGGGCGACTCAGCCTCGAACGTGATGATGGGCCGCAGCACGACCCTGCCGATCACTGTGGAGGAGATGTTGGTCTTCTCCCGCTCCGTGGTCAACGGGGCCGAACGGGCCCTCGTGGTGGCCGATGTGCCGTTCGGCAGCTATGAGGCCTCAGCCCAGCAGGCGGTGGAGACCGGAGTCCGCTTCATGAAGGAGGCCGAGGTCCACGCCGTCAAGGTGGAGGGCGACGCGTCCATGGCCGGCCACGTGCGTGCCATGGTCTCGGCAGGGATCCCGGTGATGGCGCACGTGGGATTCACCCCGCAGTCCGAGCACGCTCTGGGTGGTTACCGCGTCCAGGGACGCGGAGACGCCGCTGCCCGCGTGCTCGCCGACGCCCGAGCCATGCAGGAGGCCGGGGCCTTCTGCGTGCTGATGGAGATGGTCCCCTCCGACGTCGCGGCCGAGGTCGAGGCCGCCTTGGACGTCCCGACTATCGGGATCGGGGCCGGTCCCGCGACCACGGGTCAGGTGCTTGTGTGGCAGGACATGATGGGCATGACGCCAGGGAGGCTTCCGCGCTTCGTGAAGAGGTACGCTGACCTCCGCGGCACCGTCGCCGCGGCTGCGGCCGCCTACGCCGAGGACGTGCGCTCCGGGGCCTTCCCCGCCGAAGAGCACGGCTTCTGA
- a CDS encoding SPOR domain-containing protein, with protein sequence MTTQYWYNVRTGEVEQGAQSSWKHLLGPYDSHAEASQAMKKVQANNERWEGEDAED encoded by the coding sequence ATGACCACGCAGTACTGGTACAACGTCCGCACCGGCGAGGTGGAGCAGGGGGCGCAGTCCAGCTGGAAGCACCTGCTGGGCCCCTACGACTCCCACGCCGAAGCCTCTCAGGCCATGAAGAAGGTCCAGGCCAACAACGAGCGCTGGGAGGGTGAGGACGCCGAGGACTGA